A region from the Pyrinomonadaceae bacterium genome encodes:
- a CDS encoding tetratricopeptide repeat protein has product MFSLRALSSTLLVLLTCGVAVAQHEVGGGSTSGSATSTDSGRGGSVRVRRAPARAVAPRRTRPAVRALTAEQYDQQGDILFKAEQYDDALEAYQKAVQLKPIASAYYHIGWIYNERDEYAQGLTALQQAIRLNPNYAIAYGEIGYSYRNLKRYDEALLAYRRAVTLDPSYARAYYDMGWTFNEKKQYAEAVPPLRTAITLRPNYAEAHFELGYASRRLGRYQEAISSYRQAISFKSDYAEPYFGLGDVYFYNTSQYPEAISAYSTALTIKPNNATAVYNIGWSHNELKQYQQAIVQLERAVSLKPDYAEAHGELGYAYRKLERFNDAMRSYNQAVRLKPDYAPPYFGLGDLYYYNLSQSENAIRAYQQGLRLKPNNATAHYNVGWAFNDLGRFPEALAPLREALRLKAEYTEAYQELGYAYLNIGSYNEAVASFREAIRIKPDYALAHYNLGVTYVNMRDRSRALEQYRVLQRLDRARADKLYAAISK; this is encoded by the coding sequence ATGTTTAGCCTTCGCGCTCTTTCCTCAACTTTGCTGGTGCTGTTGACATGTGGGGTCGCTGTCGCCCAACACGAAGTTGGGGGCGGGTCGACTTCGGGCAGCGCAACTTCCACGGACTCAGGTCGTGGAGGCAGCGTCCGCGTCCGTCGCGCGCCAGCTCGGGCCGTCGCGCCGCGCCGTACGCGGCCCGCGGTTCGCGCGCTCACGGCTGAGCAATACGACCAGCAAGGCGACATTCTTTTTAAGGCCGAACAGTACGACGATGCGCTCGAGGCATATCAGAAGGCAGTCCAGCTAAAACCGATCGCGTCGGCTTACTATCACATCGGTTGGATCTACAACGAGCGTGATGAATATGCGCAGGGGCTGACAGCGTTGCAGCAGGCGATCAGGCTGAATCCAAATTACGCGATCGCGTACGGAGAGATTGGCTATTCGTATCGCAATCTAAAACGCTATGACGAAGCGCTGTTGGCTTATCGGCGCGCGGTCACCCTCGACCCATCGTACGCGCGGGCGTACTACGACATGGGTTGGACATTTAATGAAAAGAAACAGTATGCCGAGGCGGTGCCGCCGCTGCGCACCGCGATTACCCTGAGACCCAATTACGCGGAGGCTCATTTCGAGTTAGGTTACGCCTCCCGCCGTCTGGGACGTTATCAGGAAGCGATTAGCTCTTATCGTCAGGCAATTTCATTCAAATCAGATTACGCCGAGCCGTACTTTGGACTTGGCGACGTGTATTTCTACAACACCAGCCAATATCCGGAAGCCATTAGCGCTTACAGCACGGCGCTCACTATCAAGCCGAACAATGCGACGGCGGTTTACAACATCGGCTGGTCGCACAATGAGCTGAAGCAGTATCAGCAAGCGATCGTCCAGCTCGAGCGGGCTGTCAGTCTGAAGCCTGATTACGCCGAAGCACATGGTGAACTCGGTTACGCGTATCGAAAGCTGGAACGGTTCAACGACGCGATGCGCAGCTACAACCAGGCGGTCCGGCTCAAGCCTGATTACGCCCCGCCGTATTTCGGTTTGGGCGATTTGTACTACTACAACCTGAGCCAGAGTGAGAATGCGATTCGCGCCTATCAGCAGGGCTTGCGTCTAAAGCCGAACAACGCGACGGCCCACTACAACGTCGGGTGGGCCTTCAACGATCTGGGCCGTTTTCCTGAGGCCCTCGCGCCGCTGCGTGAAGCGCTTCGCCTGAAAGCGGAATACACGGAAGCGTATCAGGAGCTTGGCTACGCTTATTTAAATATCGGCAGTTACAACGAAGCGGTGGCGAGTTTTCGCGAGGCGATTCGCATCAAGCCGGATTACGCGCTCGCGCATTACAACCTCGGCGTTACTTACGTCAACATGCGCGACCGAAGCCGCGCGCTGGAACAGTATCGAGTCCTTCAACGGTTGGATCGCGCGCGGGCGGACAAACTCTACGCTGCGATCAGTAAATGA